The segment gtggaaggagggtagcgcgacattcgtgtgcgcgagatcacttattggcattatcccttcgcccgcatcccatttttgcgtacgagatttttactggaagtaaaaaaaatggggagtgaaaatttcgtggagggagtaattttttcgtgccttgggggagttcttttctcgtacgaaaagtgtactcggagtaagaattttgtacgaaatatttactccggagtaaatttttcgtggagtacaaaatgtcgtgttacaccggccaatCGAAGTATCCTACTCTTGTATCCTTCCTGTAATATGACTACTATTAGTCACTACTTATAGGTAATAGTACAGGAAGGATAAAGGAGTAGAtcgaccggtgtaacacgacatttttactccacgaaaaatgtactccggagtaaatatttcgtacgaaattcttactccgagtacacttttcgtacgagaaaagaactccccaaggcacgaaaaaattactccctccacgaaatttttactccccattttttttttacttccagtaaaaatctcgtacgcaaaaatgggatgcgggcgaagggataagtaatctcgcgcacacgaatgtcgcgctaccctccttccaccccttccaccaccaagactaacaggggacaagggagtaaaaatgtcgtacacctggcatgggaagttaaattgctcgtgttggggtgaagtaatttattcgttatttattcgtcaggggagtaacatttttgtacgaaatgtttactcggaactcacctgtcttggggagtaattttctcgtgcaatgggggagtgcttttttcgtaaaggaaGTAACTTTTTCgttcgaaatgtttactccagagtaaaaatctcgtgggagtaattttctcgtgttacaccgacgctttgatacaagctcctgtggtagAAACCTGGTCAGAACttagatggtgagccgaatcttTTACGCGGGAAGGCCTTTGTCTTCAATGAAAGGGGGAGGGGTGAGGGAAGGGGGGAATGGATGGGGAGTGgccatatagacagacagagaagctgCTCATATTACACTCTTCAGCAATATGGAGCAGGGTTTGCTAATGAgttgacttttttttaacaatctCTTGTCAAATATTGTGTTAGATATGTCCTGAATGTTATAGATAAATATTATATTTACAGGGTTTTACAGCCGAATAAGAATGAGTTAGTGCATTGAGGTGACAATGTAACTAAATCGCATACTTTTTCTTTTAGTGCATTGAGGTGACAATGTAACTAAATCGCATACTTTTTCTTTTAGTGCATTGAGGTGACAATGTAACTAAATCGCATACTTTTCTTttgttcacacaaaaatatgtaCGTAATTTGGTTgatgtttttttcgaaatccaTTCTAATTTGACATTTTGGGCTTTTGGGTTTTTTAACAATAacgcaacaacaacagtaaaaaCTCTGTTTGTTGGACACTTTATCACCTTGATTTATAGTGACAGAAGCTacagggtggttttttttcgtgGGGAACATACTCGTGTTCATGTTAATTATAGAAagacattggggggggggggggttgctgtGATATACTGACCTATTGTCTGTGACACATTTAAAGGTACTCTCCtagttttgttttaagtatTTAAGTTAACAAAAGCGGTTTTAATGACGTTTGGTTTCTTGCAATGCAGAAAAACGTCTCACGTATTACTTTATTTTAGTATTAATAAAGTGTTTCCTggttttaattgtttttaagCTTTGAAAGCCAGGAGACACTTTCTCCCGCTCTATATGCATCGTCTTGCAAGACGTGTGGTATGACGTCAGAGTAAAATGACGTCACTGTTTGCAGGGATTGGGGAGGCGGGCCAGGTGCTGGTGATTCACAACGTGACGCGGTTCTGTGGGGGCATCTACGAGTGTGTGGCAGAGAATGGGGTACCGCCCAGTGTACGCCGGGAAAtccaggtcaaggtcaaatgtAAGTCGAAAGTTTTGGAcgtttttactagttttaggcTCAAGGGGCTTTGGAGTTTTCACAAAAGATCagctaatttgtttgtttgtttgcttaacgcccagtccaccacgaagggtgatattagggcggtgctgctttgacatttaacgtgcgccacacacaagacagaagtcgcagcacaggcttcatgtctcacccagtcacattattctgacaccggaccaaccagtcctagcactaaccccataatgccagacgccaggcggagcagccactagattgccaattttaaagtcttaggtatgacccggccggggttcgaacccacgacctcccgctcactgggcggacgccttaccaccaggccaaccgtgtTGCGGTGATCAGCTAATAATAAATAAGAATTTGAAATAAGTCAAATAAAAAATGTTTGCTTTATGTCATCATTGGCCTATAACATGTGAACCCTTACCCCGTTGCGATTCCTAAAACATATTACAGTGCTGTTGGAGTATTAAAAGAGAGACGAacataggccaattggttctcAAAGGACGTTAAACTCAAATACTAAGAAAAATGAAAGGCTGTCATAGTTCCAATTGTGTAGTAAGTAACAAACATGTAATACGTAATAAACATGCAGTAAGTCATAAATATGTATTAAATAATACACATGCTATGTGGTCAGTTATGCCCAAGATCAGCCTGCCGTCCAAAAGAATCAGCACACAAAAATTCTattgaagaaaaaacccacaaaaaaccaGTTCCTTAATTGTTTCCGATTCGCCGACCGACCCTAGAGCATTTTTTGTATCAACCTTCAAagaatatttttttattaaaaatgACATTATTCGACTTTTAAACTTTGCAAAGAACATTGCTCTTCACCGACGACCCAGTTTATGCGATTTCCGGCCAATAGGAAGCCACATACGCCTGTGTGAATGTAATACAAActtcaattaaaaaaagaaaataggcaACCGGTCACCAACccctttttgttttgccttctcattgaaaacaaacatgtTTTTACGCCTAATTTAACAAGTATTTCTAAGTATTGAACATATAAAAGACAGTAAACATGTTGCATTGTCAGTTATGCCTGAGATCCGCCTGCCCACTAAGCGGATCAgccacatttgtttttaaatctaaGCTTTAATATAATGTGTATCAAACATGTGAAGAGAAATAAACATTGTCCGTGGTCAGTTATGCctgagatcttcttcttctttgttcatgggcttagactcccacgttcactaatgtttttagcacgagtggatttttacgtgtatgaccgtttttaccccgccattcaggcagcatacgccgatttcgggggaggcatgctgggtatttttgtgttcctataacccaccgaactctgacatgaattacaggatctttttccgtgcgcacttggtcttgtgcttgcgtgtacacacgaagggggttaagtcactagcaggtctgcacataagttgacctgggagatcggaaaaatcgccactcttaacccaccaggcggcagcgaccgggattcgaactcacgacctcccgattaggaggccgacgtcttaccaccacgccactgcgcccgtcatgcCCGAGATGAGCCTACCTACCAAGATGATCAGCCATATTTGTATATAAAATGTGGTATCAGTATTAAACATATAATAGGTAATAAACGTGTAATAAGTAATTAACTTGTGATATGCCCGAGATCAGCCTGCCGACCAAGAGAATCAGCACCATTATTAATTTAAACTTGAATATAAGTATAAACCATACAATAAGTAATAAACAAGAAGATAAGCCATATTTGTATGTAAAATGTTATCTTTTTGTGTGGAGAGCTTAGATACTTTCCAAAGGTATGAAACATATCATAGGTAATAAACGTGTAGTAAGTAATAAACTTGTATTAAGTAGTACACATGTTGTGGTCAGTTATGCCTGAGATCAGCCTGCCGACCAAGAGAATCAACCCCATTTTATTAATCTAACTTCTAAGCGTTAATAAAAGGTGTATCAAACATGTTATAAGTAGTACACTTATTGTGGTTAGTTATGTCTGAGACCACCAAGAGCATCAGCCAGGATTTTGATATAAATAATCAGTCAACAGATAATGAGTAATAAAACAAGTAGTAATTATTCAACCTGTTGTGTGGACAGTTATGCCTGAGATCAGCCTGCCCACCAAGCGGATCAGTCAGCTGCGAGGCAAGGACACCATCCTGGAGTGCATGGTCAGCGCGCACCCCCAGGGTCAGGCCATGTGGAAGTTCCACGGTGACCAGATcaccagcaacaacaagtaCAGCGTGAgtgatacgtgtgtgtgtgtgtgtgtgtgtgtgtgtgtgtgtgcgtgtgtgtgtgtgtgtgtgtgtgtgtgtgtgtgtgtgtgtgtgtgtgtgtgtgtgtgtgtgtgtgtgtgtgtgtgtgtgtgtgtgtgtgtgtgtgtgtgtgtgtgtgtacatggtcAAGAAACCCCGATTTAAGACTGTCAGGCTGGTTCTTGCGTATGACTTTATACGTACGTGTAAGTTACAGTACGGGGGCTCaaggtggtagagcacttgacttgtgatcctgaggtcacgggttcgaatccaggcagggagagagagaaattcaagtgttACGTCCTCACGGCAAAGCCTTTAGGGACCtgttcccgggtgttaccccgacGTTAGATATGATACCCATGCagttgtatgcgtgtttaggtgttacCAGCCACCTGCagttatggcagaatgacccaggtcttttacgtgccaggTTTGCATTTTCTATGAAATAATactgatattttatttatgcTATTTGTTTCAGGTGAACATTTACCCTCAGATCGGCACAGACATGATCACGGTGTCTCTGCACATACGGAAGCTGGAGCCCGGAGACTTCGGCAAGTACAACTGTATCGCTTCCAACAGCCTGGGACAGACCAGCAAGAAAATGATGCTCTCTGGTAAGCATGTTTTAATTTTGGACACACGTGTGGAAGTGTTGCAATTGCATATCTGTTTTGTCTATGTTCTGTGATGAAAAAGCAATGTCTTACATGTTCTATATaatacttttttcttttctttttttcctttttttttgtttttttgtttgtgcctCTCGGTTTTAGTCAGTTATGTTTACAAAGACAGAAGGAATCAAGACAGAATCGGCACCTTTTACAAGCAAAGGCCTGGTCAGtctattattttattttccGATTTGTCGGAAATCCTATGGGCTACAGATTAGTTTGAAGAATGATTTCATTCTGTTTATCATGTTCATGAAAATGACGTTATCGTAaagttaaaacaacaacaaacttaaTGCTTATTGCGGTGTCTTCAAAACAAACTTACAATCAGAACGAAGAACAAGGCAAAGAGTTAGATTCATTGACCagcgatcgacaagaagaagaagaagaagattcattgaccagtgatcgacaagaagaagaagaagaagaagaagattcattgaccagtgatcgacaagaagaagaagaagaagattcattgaccagtgatcgacaagaagaagaagaagaagattcattGACCagcgatcgacaagaagaagaagaagaagattcattGACCagcgatcgacaagaagaagaagaagaagattcattgaccagtgatcgacaagaagaagaagaagaagattcattgaccagtgatcgacaagaagaagaagaagaagattcattgaccagtgatcgacaagaagaagaagaagaagattcattgaccagtgatcgacaagaagaagaagaagaagattcattgaccagtgatcgacaagaagaagaagaagaagattcattGACCAAGATGAATGAAATGAGGATGaaatttcaatgcttgttattctctcaggagactggttccgaattactctcacttactctatcaTACATATCGTATGTCTTTTGAGCCCTTACttcccttttttattttactttatcAGCTCAACAGACTGATTGACCATTTCTTTGACTTTGCGCAGAGTTTGTCACCAGAACCAAacccaccaccactaccaccacgaccaccaccaccaccaccacccggcCTGCCCCTGCATCAGGACAAGACAATCCGGGTGGGCctcaggcagacagacgggTACACCCCGATGGACGGGTGGAGGGGAGGAGCAGGGAGAATACCCGGGGTGGTCAGTCCGTACCTCCCCAATCTCTAGATTCCAACGGTAGGTGGCAACGACCGCCTGGCCATCGCTCAGGTAAatactttggtttaaacaggtgTGCTTTTTCAAAATGATGCCCATGAAACAATCAATAACAGGTAATGAGGACAAGAGCGCCCGGCCATCGTTCATGTAAatactttggtttaaacagaattGTATTTGAAAATGATGCACAGGAAACAATTAATAACAGGTAATAAGGACAAGACCGCCCGGCCATCGGTTATGTAAatactttggtttaaacagaattgtatttgaaaatgatgcacataaaacaattaataacAGGTAATAAGGACAAGACCGCCCGGCCATCGGTTATGTAAATACTTTGGTTTAACCAGAATTGTTTTCAAATGATGCACATGAAACAagcaataataataaagataacagaattaaaaacaaacaagaatggttatataaagtcttatatcgcgcgcgtatctgcagactcggactcaaggcgcagggatctatttatgccgtgtgagatggaattttttacacaatacatcacgcattcacatcgaccagcagatcgcagccattttggcgcatatcctacttttcacggcctattattccaagtcacacgggaattttggtgg is part of the Littorina saxatilis isolate snail1 linkage group LG15, US_GU_Lsax_2.0, whole genome shotgun sequence genome and harbors:
- the LOC138948017 gene encoding myosin light chain kinase, smooth muscle-like, with product MPEISLPTKRISQLRGKDTILECMVSAHPQGQAMWKFHGDQITSNNKYSVNIYPQIGTDMITVSLHIRKLEPGDFGKYNCIASNSLGQTSKKMMLSEFVTRTKPTTTTTTTTTTTTTRPAPASGQDNPGGPQADRRVHPDGRVEGRSRENTRGGQSVPPQSLDSNGRWQRPPGHRSESGAKTGKISGASRGPRSTVIIFVTALAGVVSVLFLS